In Pontiella desulfatans, one DNA window encodes the following:
- a CDS encoding lipopolysaccharide biosynthesis protein: MKNGFFTALRFGVYLLTGIFFIPFLVKRYGSGEYGLIALAGFLTQYVGMISGCVGSAIARYLNIALNRNDWKEASEIFTTALVSIAGLVLIQLPIYIFFVWKLDWLIDFPLEVASDFRILVICNILIFLISTLTGVLFTPLGAANRLDLGAKIDVVRQILRVVLLVGSIHFLGARLWIIGVVDLGLTLANSVLGFWLYRRFASQLEFRVGLFSRRWIRPVLDMAGWSLVSMLGFSLFVKTDVWMINRFVSKEMSGVYAALLVWPNLVKQVGGMVGGLVAPVFTIDYAKGNLDRMRNTCLISSQILSYAVAYGCGVFVVGSSGLIHLWLGKEFIEYSFWVKLMVGQLAFTISGSIVWHIFVTIGKTKYMGLGNLIPGTVNIILSLLLIHMGYGTLGVLCGTLGAVFLKENLLFPIWISKEVGIPYAKFVAIYLRSGVVLGLVYVSGRFFLPPASDFSIIRLATVALVSIVVILPAVYLMTGRVERSAIYQFIVTRIGSWKVSA; encoded by the coding sequence TGTGGGTATGATATCTGGATGCGTAGGGAGCGCAATTGCACGCTACCTAAACATTGCACTAAATAGGAATGACTGGAAAGAGGCCAGTGAGATTTTCACTACAGCCTTGGTCTCCATTGCCGGATTGGTGCTTATCCAATTACCGATTTATATATTTTTCGTTTGGAAGCTCGATTGGTTGATCGATTTCCCATTGGAAGTAGCTTCAGATTTTAGGATACTGGTCATATGCAACATCCTGATTTTCCTCATCAGCACGTTGACAGGTGTGCTTTTCACTCCTTTGGGAGCCGCAAACCGTCTGGACTTGGGGGCAAAGATCGATGTGGTGCGTCAGATTCTCAGGGTTGTTCTTCTTGTTGGCTCGATTCATTTCCTAGGAGCAAGGCTATGGATCATCGGTGTGGTTGATTTAGGGCTAACCCTTGCAAATTCTGTTCTCGGTTTTTGGCTATATCGTAGGTTTGCTAGTCAATTGGAATTCAGGGTCGGACTGTTTTCTAGAAGATGGATACGGCCTGTACTGGATATGGCCGGGTGGTCGCTGGTCTCTATGCTGGGTTTTTCTCTGTTTGTTAAGACGGATGTATGGATGATCAACCGATTTGTGAGTAAAGAGATGAGCGGGGTATATGCAGCATTGTTGGTTTGGCCAAATTTGGTAAAGCAGGTCGGTGGCATGGTTGGCGGTCTGGTGGCACCGGTTTTTACAATTGACTATGCCAAAGGCAATCTTGATCGCATGCGGAACACCTGTTTGATATCTAGCCAGATCCTTTCATACGCGGTGGCCTATGGGTGCGGTGTTTTTGTTGTCGGATCGTCGGGATTGATACACTTGTGGCTGGGCAAGGAATTCATCGAATATTCGTTCTGGGTCAAACTGATGGTAGGGCAATTGGCGTTCACGATTAGTGGATCGATCGTTTGGCATATCTTTGTTACCATTGGTAAGACGAAGTACATGGGGCTGGGAAACCTGATTCCTGGAACTGTTAATATCATATTATCATTGCTTCTCATCCACATGGGGTATGGAACCCTTGGGGTATTGTGCGGAACACTCGGAGCTGTCTTTCTGAAAGAGAACCTGCTTTTTCCTATTTGGATTTCAAAGGAGGTCGGGATTCCATACGCCAAGTTTGTCGCCATATACCTGCGTTCCGGGGTAGTACTTGGACTTGTTTATGTGTCGGGAAGGTTTTTTCTTCCTCCCGCTAGTGATTTCTCAATAATCAGGCTGGCAACCGTTGCATTGGTATCCATAGTTGTTATTCTTCCGGCGGTATATCTTATGACCGGTCGCGTAGAGCGTTCAGCAATTTATCAGTTTATAGTAACTCGAATCGGTTCTTGGAAGGTGAGTGCATGA
- a CDS encoding glycosyltransferase, translating into MANPATNDDLADLRKLPWEKGTVACTAHTWVWAIYRQLKDRGFNVSLGYEPDASAINVVHCQVARRLFEKKDFSKYFLIGIRADFRPFPYGHFEIVQNRHSEGGRRIFMPLYSQPGLIPRDLSRKKIENICFSGRLQNSTDLAWLEEELEKIGCRFVFKGVGQWQEMSDVDILLGIRTFSKEPHHTKPATKLYNAWLAGIPFVGGYDSAYEQIGVPDKDYLRVASGRELVDAIKNLAGDPALFMKMVENGWRKGQEYQPERITDQWIDFFERMAAPAFRKWRQRPSWGWRLRCLILGQRFAFRERFVAWLLVLLGVRRGACGNQG; encoded by the coding sequence ATGGCGAATCCGGCCACGAACGATGACCTCGCTGATCTCAGGAAATTGCCATGGGAGAAAGGGACGGTAGCCTGCACGGCCCATACCTGGGTATGGGCTATTTATCGTCAACTGAAAGACCGTGGATTCAATGTATCCCTCGGCTACGAGCCGGATGCTTCTGCGATAAATGTCGTTCATTGTCAGGTTGCCCGTAGGTTGTTTGAAAAAAAGGATTTCAGCAAATATTTTCTTATCGGAATCCGGGCGGATTTCCGCCCTTTTCCCTATGGACATTTCGAGATCGTTCAAAACCGCCATTCGGAAGGAGGGCGGCGTATCTTCATGCCATTATACTCACAGCCTGGGTTGATCCCCCGTGACCTTTCCCGGAAAAAGATCGAGAACATATGTTTTTCAGGAAGACTTCAGAATAGTACTGATTTGGCTTGGCTGGAGGAAGAACTCGAAAAGATTGGGTGCCGTTTTGTTTTTAAAGGGGTAGGGCAATGGCAGGAAATGTCCGATGTCGATATTTTGTTGGGGATTCGGACTTTTTCCAAGGAGCCTCATCATACTAAACCTGCCACCAAGCTCTACAATGCCTGGTTGGCCGGCATTCCGTTTGTTGGCGGGTATGACTCGGCCTATGAGCAAATAGGTGTGCCAGACAAAGACTACCTTCGTGTTGCTTCCGGTAGGGAATTGGTAGATGCGATCAAGAATCTGGCTGGGGATCCCGCGCTTTTCATGAAAATGGTCGAGAATGGTTGGAGAAAAGGGCAGGAATATCAACCGGAAAGGATTACTGATCAATGGATCGATTTCTTCGAGCGGATGGCGGCTCCTGCCTTTAGGAAATGGAGACAGCGACCCTCGTGGGGTTGGCGCTTGAGATGTTTGATTCTCGGTCAGCGGTTTGCTTTTCGTGAAAGGTTTGTTGCGTGGCTTCTAGTGCTCCTCGGCGTGAGGAGGGGGGCGTGTGGTAATCAGGGTTGA
- a CDS encoding glycosyltransferase family 4 protein, whose product MNIPSHYQTAFYAALDARPDVDLRVVYFNGASESRAAEGWKSNHDQKPFELFVDTAGSPAEWVETLDDWRERVHVVCGYFSSELIDWFCTHGTRWCHWSEAPGIRLAELLGYRTPLFRLLNPLMLAGKRAEGHRIQKHALGAFGQGHLARRAFQTMGISGAKIADLYYAPNGLRMAEPCGQILSFANGRKVFLAVGALCRRKGVDVLLKAFASLKTDGWCVVLCGLDKSGGEYEELASTLDIQDKVLFLGAYPVERIAEVYCAADVFVLPSRFDGWGAVLNEAASLGLPVVGSDLCGGAWHMVEEGCTGFRVRAASVRSLSSALRAYVRNPSLARQHGQAARRHYNGGFTPACNAERLAKALNEWCCE is encoded by the coding sequence ATGAATATCCCATCCCACTACCAGACGGCTTTCTATGCGGCGCTGGATGCAAGGCCGGATGTCGATTTGAGGGTGGTCTATTTCAACGGGGCTTCCGAGTCCCGGGCGGCCGAGGGGTGGAAGAGCAACCACGACCAGAAGCCGTTCGAGTTGTTTGTCGATACCGCCGGCTCTCCCGCCGAATGGGTGGAAACCCTGGACGATTGGCGCGAGCGCGTGCATGTAGTCTGCGGTTACTTCAGCTCGGAGTTGATCGACTGGTTCTGTACCCACGGCACCCGCTGGTGCCATTGGTCGGAAGCGCCGGGCATTCGCCTTGCCGAGCTGCTGGGCTACCGCACGCCCCTGTTCCGTTTGCTCAATCCCCTGATGCTGGCCGGAAAGCGTGCGGAGGGGCACCGCATCCAAAAGCATGCCTTGGGAGCTTTTGGCCAGGGGCACCTGGCCCGGCGCGCGTTTCAGACTATGGGGATTTCGGGTGCAAAGATCGCCGACCTCTACTATGCCCCCAACGGACTCCGGATGGCCGAACCCTGCGGGCAAATCCTCTCGTTTGCCAATGGTCGCAAGGTGTTCCTCGCTGTCGGGGCGCTCTGTCGGCGCAAGGGCGTCGATGTCTTGCTCAAGGCCTTCGCCTCGCTCAAGACCGACGGCTGGTGCGTCGTCCTTTGTGGATTGGACAAGAGTGGCGGCGAATACGAGGAGCTGGCTTCGACGCTCGACATCCAGGACAAGGTTCTCTTCCTCGGGGCCTATCCGGTCGAACGGATTGCCGAGGTATACTGCGCGGCGGATGTCTTTGTCCTGCCGTCCCGTTTCGATGGCTGGGGCGCGGTGCTCAACGAGGCCGCCTCGCTCGGCCTGCCGGTGGTTGGCTCAGACTTGTGCGGTGGCGCATGGCACATGGTGGAGGAGGGTTGTACCGGGTTCCGGGTGAGGGCGGCATCGGTTCGTTCCTTGTCATCGGCGCTGCGGGCCTATGTCCGGAATCCATCGCTTGCCAGACAGCATGGCCAGGCTGCTCGGCGGCACTATAACGGGGGTTTTACTCCGGCATGTAATGCCGAGCGTTTGGCCAAAGCTCTGAACGAGTGGTGTTGCGAATGA
- a CDS encoding glycosyltransferase family 4 protein — MKLKHGDPLVLVCQRGARHRYAIPCLLEESGILAALYTDSCAYSRAGRLSSALVKSGFHLERAAALAKRVPAGVPRAKIFASDLPLIAKGNRLPRTYVRWGLSGADAIYSMYGEDMAFLEWAKGEGAAVIVDVFVHPGTNRIVGDEQFRVLGRRESFFSNAEDDHSRRAFEIADILLCPSEWVADGVREFAPECAGKVCVSPYGSSVVPNESINEPVPGRILFAGRDPLRKGLHHLAEAAAMLKAEGMDLDVRVAGVSAEEVGWMAHRECLNCLGTVPMEQMKQEYARTDLFVLPSLSEGQAGVLLEAMACGCAVMATRESGVDFEPGCGVTVPVGNPRALADAIGKVVADPAYRRDLAQGALGQSRNYSMEAWRQRLVACVHNLCGTGREEAGQ, encoded by the coding sequence ATGAAACTTAAGCATGGCGACCCTTTGGTTTTGGTGTGCCAAAGGGGGGCGAGGCATCGCTATGCCATCCCGTGCCTGCTGGAGGAGTCCGGCATACTAGCGGCGCTATATACGGATTCATGCGCCTACAGCCGGGCCGGCAGGTTGTCTTCGGCTCTGGTGAAGTCCGGGTTCCACCTGGAGCGTGCGGCTGCCCTTGCCAAGCGGGTGCCGGCAGGCGTACCACGCGCAAAGATTTTTGCATCCGACCTCCCGTTGATTGCCAAGGGCAACCGGTTGCCCCGGACTTATGTGCGCTGGGGGCTGAGCGGGGCGGACGCCATCTACAGTATGTATGGCGAAGACATGGCTTTCCTCGAATGGGCGAAAGGCGAAGGGGCAGCGGTCATTGTCGATGTATTCGTCCACCCGGGAACCAATCGGATTGTAGGCGATGAGCAGTTTCGAGTGCTCGGGCGACGGGAATCTTTCTTTTCCAATGCTGAGGACGACCATTCCCGGCGGGCGTTCGAAATTGCGGACATTTTGCTCTGTCCCTCGGAATGGGTCGCCGACGGTGTCCGCGAATTTGCTCCTGAATGCGCGGGAAAAGTCTGCGTTTCTCCCTATGGGAGCAGCGTGGTTCCGAACGAGTCGATCAACGAGCCGGTTCCGGGGCGGATCCTGTTTGCGGGGCGCGATCCTTTGCGAAAAGGATTGCATCATTTGGCCGAAGCCGCCGCCATGCTCAAGGCGGAGGGCATGGATCTTGATGTGCGCGTGGCAGGCGTCTCTGCCGAGGAAGTCGGTTGGATGGCGCATCGCGAATGCCTGAATTGTTTGGGTACTGTCCCGATGGAGCAGATGAAGCAGGAATATGCCCGTACCGACTTGTTTGTTCTTCCCTCCCTCTCGGAAGGCCAGGCCGGAGTCCTGCTCGAGGCGATGGCCTGCGGTTGCGCCGTCATGGCAACGCGGGAGAGCGGGGTGGATTTCGAGCCGGGATGCGGAGTGACGGTTCCCGTCGGGAATCCAAGGGCGTTGGCCGATGCCATCGGGAAGGTTGTCGCCGATCCGGCCTATCGCCGCGACTTGGCGCAGGGCGCCCTGGGGCAGTCGCGGAACTATTCCATGGAGGCTTGGAGGCAGCGGTTGGTCGCATGTGTGCATAACCTCTGCGGGACAGGCCGGGAGGAGGCGGGGCAATGA
- a CDS encoding serine O-acetyltransferase produces the protein MISSRKDYLEYLRADSIARKRNRGIFCISFDKVWVFQRRMRRLEYLTNCRKNRVARMVAAYQYNRLGRELGFSIPINVFGPGLSIAHHGTIAINGGTSVGCNCRLHVCVNIGTAAGKLSDAPRIGDNCYIAPGVKMFGKIEIGDNTVIGANAVVNKSFSEGNCTIGGIPAKVISKKSSEGIITKGFKKPDE, from the coding sequence ATGATATCATCACGCAAAGACTATTTAGAATACCTCCGAGCGGATAGTATTGCCAGAAAACGGAACCGGGGCATTTTTTGCATTTCGTTTGACAAGGTCTGGGTGTTCCAGCGCAGGATGCGCCGGCTCGAATATCTAACCAACTGCAGAAAAAACCGCGTAGCCAGAATGGTCGCCGCCTATCAATATAACAGGCTGGGAAGGGAGTTAGGCTTCAGTATCCCCATCAATGTGTTCGGCCCCGGCTTGTCGATTGCGCATCATGGTACCATCGCAATTAACGGTGGTACTTCGGTCGGTTGCAATTGTCGCCTGCATGTATGCGTCAACATTGGCACTGCGGCCGGAAAACTTAGTGACGCACCCCGGATCGGAGATAACTGCTACATTGCGCCAGGCGTCAAAATGTTTGGAAAAATCGAGATTGGCGACAACACCGTGATTGGTGCGAATGCTGTGGTGAACAAAAGTTTTTCCGAAGGCAATTGCACGATAGGGGGAATCCCTGCCAAGGTGATTTCGAAAAAAAGCTCTGAGGGGATCATTACCAAGGGATTTAAAAAACCCGATGAGTAG
- a CDS encoding glycosyltransferase gives MNQPGVSIFIITYLDSEERCRVLEATCRNALEQRYPEFEVVVSDNAGKIPAAEALAGIDDPRLKIFRNEENLGMAGNMNMCLERCKYDIFKLNCDDDLLHPDSIALSVPWVDDDTFVIHDREKFIIGTVPEGIAREVPSKPPVVERLPGYRSDFWELGYDALPGDTLCTRKLFSDLGGYDPESDVDDWDFGIRARLIRRIVNIKCVLCYQGVWDFSLTEKMLKNEPYYFPKAGLRTYFKVMRDDSLRWGDRLHCRVTITKDFIFDTLRFFKYAGRPQYRSGYADYLKALFREISRKESPGTRK, from the coding sequence ATGAACCAGCCAGGCGTTTCGATTTTCATCATTACCTATCTGGATTCCGAGGAACGATGCCGCGTCCTCGAGGCCACCTGCCGCAATGCGCTGGAGCAACGCTATCCGGAATTCGAGGTTGTGGTATCCGATAATGCAGGGAAGATACCAGCTGCGGAAGCGCTGGCGGGAATCGACGATCCCAGGCTGAAAATCTTCCGCAATGAAGAAAACCTCGGCATGGCGGGCAACATGAACATGTGCCTCGAGCGCTGCAAATACGATATTTTCAAGTTGAACTGCGACGACGACCTGCTCCACCCGGATTCCATCGCCCTCTCTGTTCCTTGGGTCGATGACGATACCTTTGTGATCCATGACCGTGAAAAGTTCATCATCGGAACCGTGCCCGAAGGAATTGCCCGCGAGGTACCGTCGAAACCTCCGGTGGTGGAACGGTTGCCCGGTTACCGTTCTGATTTCTGGGAACTCGGCTACGATGCCCTCCCGGGCGATACACTTTGCACACGGAAACTGTTTTCCGATCTTGGCGGCTACGACCCGGAATCCGATGTTGATGATTGGGATTTCGGGATCCGGGCGCGCCTGATCCGGAGAATTGTGAACATCAAGTGCGTGCTGTGTTATCAGGGTGTTTGGGATTTCAGCCTGACCGAGAAAATGTTGAAGAACGAGCCATACTACTTCCCAAAAGCGGGGCTACGTACCTATTTCAAGGTGATGCGTGACGATTCGCTGCGGTGGGGTGATCGTTTGCATTGCAGGGTGACCATTACCAAGGACTTTATCTTCGATACGCTAAGGTTTTTTAAATATGCGGGCAGGCCTCAATACAGAAGCGGCTATGCCGACTATCTTAAAGCCCTGTTCCGCGAGATATCGCGGAAAGAAAGTCCAGGAACCAGGAAATGA
- a CDS encoding DUF6625 family protein, translated as MKIAILAVYFGNLPPFAQLFLASCGRNPDYDFLLIGDAWKGLMQSDVPVNCRLLPMGLGQLKELVVCRTGFNPHFSSPYKLCDFKPAFGEIFQDELTDYDYWGFTDIDLVLGDLQAFLSGLGEFDVFSTRKEFLSGPFFLMRNEEWINHLYRNSKDVQMVLESEQHYCFDECNFAWVELRDGRSILELDTHIESMTEVLAKAMNDGLSAHFETLSLEPRKAFDGRVEVARGKVTKDGKEFIHYHHHWNKGQPFYTFPGWHWHSVPERFEVTKYGVYSKDASVDYSCRFAQVANCYQRRFKKLFSGSGQDTNASKIS; from the coding sequence ATGAAGATAGCAATTTTGGCGGTATATTTTGGGAACCTTCCTCCGTTCGCCCAATTGTTCCTTGCTTCGTGCGGCAGGAATCCCGATTACGATTTTCTTTTAATCGGTGATGCGTGGAAAGGGCTTATGCAATCCGATGTACCTGTGAATTGCCGCTTGCTTCCCATGGGGCTTGGACAGCTGAAAGAACTGGTTGTGTGCCGCACTGGCTTCAATCCCCATTTCTCTTCCCCATATAAGCTCTGCGATTTCAAACCCGCTTTTGGAGAGATTTTCCAGGATGAGCTGACGGATTATGACTACTGGGGTTTTACTGACATCGACTTGGTATTAGGGGATCTTCAGGCATTTCTTTCCGGTTTGGGGGAATTCGATGTTTTCAGCACGCGTAAGGAATTTCTTAGTGGGCCGTTTTTCCTGATGCGTAACGAAGAATGGATTAACCATTTGTACCGAAACAGTAAGGACGTGCAGATGGTGCTGGAGTCAGAGCAACACTATTGTTTTGACGAATGTAATTTTGCATGGGTTGAGTTGCGAGATGGAAGAAGCATCTTGGAGTTGGATACCCATATAGAAAGCATGACTGAGGTTTTAGCAAAGGCTATGAACGATGGACTGTCCGCCCATTTTGAAACCTTGTCTTTGGAACCGCGCAAGGCCTTCGACGGGAGAGTGGAAGTTGCCCGAGGGAAAGTAACAAAGGATGGAAAGGAATTTATTCACTACCACCACCACTGGAACAAGGGGCAACCTTTCTATACGTTTCCCGGTTGGCACTGGCACTCCGTTCCTGAACGATTTGAAGTCACGAAATACGGTGTCTATTCAAAAGATGCAAGCGTGGACTATTCTTGTCGATTTGCGCAGGTTGCCAATTGCTATCAGAGACGGTTTAAAAAGCTTTTCAGCGGTTCTGGGCAAGATACAAATGCATCAAAGATCTCATAG
- a CDS encoding glycosyltransferase family 4 protein has product MRILHICQRDTPDTGGSLSVATALVQQQRASGHEVWLLFLYGEPSHVHEALAPHSVCLGLDSSKEALRGIFALRYEIKRIAPDIIHSHDGILWPRLAFVTVGIPIVMHSHLPVDSDAGMKDRLGKIMVKATTNSLIGISLHTIETWVRDGYPASRIHYVPNGVDYRRFSISDSEEKKRLRMELGLPADKHVLLWVGRLHQAVKGTERVERIAGLLPEGMVLVVAGNGTEYEPMLERSKGLIECGKMIMAGSVSSPENYYKAADSYLFTSHREAFGLVILEAAFCGLPILAFPVTEGGGAVRLLKEFEVTMLDDNASDSTLRKTLKNAAVSSEPAIRNREVAIGKYSLEAVSERVLEVYGLCVGERL; this is encoded by the coding sequence ATGAGGATTCTCCACATTTGCCAGCGCGACACCCCGGATACCGGCGGGTCACTGAGTGTTGCGACCGCCCTGGTGCAGCAGCAAAGGGCTTCGGGGCATGAGGTCTGGCTCCTGTTCTTGTACGGGGAACCTTCCCATGTCCATGAAGCTCTTGCTCCGCATTCCGTATGCCTGGGGCTGGATTCCTCTAAGGAAGCCTTGCGTGGGATCTTTGCTTTGCGATACGAAATCAAGCGCATTGCTCCCGACATCATTCATTCCCACGATGGAATCCTATGGCCTCGCCTTGCTTTCGTGACCGTGGGCATTCCGATCGTCATGCATTCGCATCTTCCGGTGGATAGCGATGCCGGCATGAAAGACCGGCTGGGCAAGATCATGGTTAAGGCAACCACGAATTCCCTGATTGGTATCTCTCTCCACACGATAGAAACCTGGGTCCGGGATGGTTATCCTGCCTCGCGAATCCATTATGTCCCGAATGGGGTGGATTATAGACGGTTTTCAATTTCCGATTCGGAAGAAAAAAAACGTTTGCGCATGGAGTTGGGCCTGCCGGCCGACAAGCATGTCCTACTATGGGTGGGTCGCTTGCATCAGGCGGTCAAAGGAACCGAGCGCGTGGAGCGCATCGCTGGATTGCTTCCCGAGGGCATGGTACTGGTTGTTGCTGGGAACGGTACGGAATACGAACCCATGCTGGAGCGCAGCAAAGGGTTGATCGAATGTGGAAAAATGATCATGGCTGGTTCGGTCAGTAGTCCGGAAAACTATTACAAGGCGGCGGATTCCTATTTGTTCACTTCCCATCGCGAGGCTTTTGGCCTGGTTATTCTGGAAGCGGCTTTTTGTGGGTTGCCCATCTTGGCCTTTCCTGTAACCGAAGGAGGAGGAGCTGTCCGGTTATTGAAGGAATTCGAAGTCACCATGCTGGATGACAACGCTTCGGATTCGACGTTGCGGAAAACCTTGAAGAATGCGGCCGTTTCCTCGGAACCCGCAATCCGTAACCGTGAAGTGGCGATAGGAAAATATTCCTTGGAGGCCGTCTCTGAAAGAGTGCTGGAAGTCTACGGCCTTTGCGTCGGGGAGCGACTGTAG
- a CDS encoding glycosyltransferase family 1 protein produces the protein MDWMVARRKGIPSSGNDLDVLPVVLPPGWASRTAKLGQRLLWNTIGSECRERGVEIDAVVCTSPHYLPLLDLVPKQVAAIYYASDDYRSYDGWGHVATLEKEMVQRVDHAFFVSQGLMERALAEYGVDAAKVSVSMNATEERFFAGKGSFPVDPPTGRLMRPIAGVVGGINDRLDFDLLLECASLPELGSLLLVGPVPENPSASLSKVLEHPKCVAVGRQPHETIHEWFQCLDVGLVPYVETEFNRMCSPMRLFDHLASGAPVVATAACDQANAFPEHVSVCHGAEAFAASLKERLGEPRRHVGGIGWGDRAEAMLKILEGLPYA, from the coding sequence TTGGACTGGATGGTCGCCCGGCGGAAGGGAATTCCTTCGTCCGGAAATGATCTGGATGTTCTGCCCGTTGTGCTACCTCCGGGATGGGCGTCGCGCACAGCGAAACTGGGGCAGCGTTTGCTCTGGAACACGATCGGTTCTGAATGCCGGGAGCGAGGGGTGGAAATCGATGCGGTCGTATGTACCAGTCCCCACTACCTGCCATTGCTGGATCTTGTTCCGAAACAGGTGGCCGCCATCTACTATGCTTCGGATGACTACAGGAGCTATGACGGCTGGGGACATGTGGCCACGCTGGAAAAGGAGATGGTGCAACGGGTCGACCATGCCTTCTTTGTTTCCCAGGGACTGATGGAACGTGCGCTTGCTGAATACGGAGTGGATGCGGCCAAGGTCTCGGTTAGCATGAATGCCACCGAGGAACGTTTCTTTGCCGGGAAGGGGAGTTTTCCGGTCGATCCCCCCACTGGTAGGCTCATGCGCCCGATCGCCGGCGTGGTAGGCGGCATCAACGACCGGCTCGATTTCGACTTGTTGCTGGAATGCGCATCGCTTCCGGAACTCGGCTCCCTGTTGCTGGTGGGGCCCGTGCCGGAAAATCCTTCGGCCTCGCTTTCCAAGGTGCTGGAGCATCCCAAATGCGTTGCGGTGGGGCGGCAGCCCCATGAAACCATCCACGAGTGGTTCCAATGCCTGGATGTCGGGCTGGTTCCCTATGTGGAAACCGAATTCAACCGCATGTGTTCGCCCATGCGTCTATTCGATCATTTGGCCAGTGGGGCACCGGTTGTGGCAACTGCGGCCTGCGACCAGGCCAATGCGTTCCCGGAACACGTGTCGGTTTGCCATGGCGCGGAAGCGTTCGCCGCATCGCTGAAGGAGCGGCTCGGCGAACCCCGCCGCCATGTGGGCGGCATCGGTTGGGGCGATCGTGCCGAGGCCATGCTGAAAATCCTGGAGGGGCTGCCCTATGCTTAG
- a CDS encoding glycosyltransferase family 4 protein — translation MNILSHIHIHRIPHLSGVGRVIDRMLSAHARCFPDACHRMLVSSKQYNQVYLDLPDHWKMASYIPHKSSTSLQQAKWVWQRKPVAERFWNDIDVVYCPAESYVPTKRAKLVCTIHDVGVFEPDLYHASMHRSFHCYKWRLLFRQMEKYADAVVTVSQFSAERIQEFFPGLASKVHVIYNAPCAVFGSTSSAGLLAEARALASGHPYILVPGGLAFRKNADLILRVVPRIEKLLPCLRIVVAGMNSETYVTRLDSLGVSNVVLAGYVSDEMLNALYQQAAAVWFPSRYEGFGMPVVEAMASGAPVVASRVASIPEVVDDAALLCGVDDAEGHVEALRSIIETSSVRQDLCDRGGRRAKRFTWDSSARELENLFKSL, via the coding sequence ATGAACATCCTGTCCCATATCCATATCCACCGCATCCCGCATCTGTCCGGAGTCGGCCGGGTGATCGACCGCATGTTGTCCGCCCATGCCCGCTGTTTCCCGGATGCCTGCCACCGCATGTTGGTCTCATCAAAACAGTACAACCAGGTCTATCTCGACTTGCCCGATCATTGGAAAATGGCCTCCTATATCCCCCATAAATCATCCACCTCGTTGCAACAGGCCAAATGGGTGTGGCAGCGGAAACCTGTGGCGGAGCGTTTCTGGAACGATATCGACGTGGTCTATTGCCCCGCGGAATCATATGTGCCGACCAAGCGCGCGAAATTGGTTTGTACGATTCATGATGTTGGGGTGTTCGAACCAGACCTTTATCATGCAAGCATGCACCGTAGTTTTCATTGCTACAAGTGGAGGCTTTTGTTTCGCCAAATGGAAAAGTACGCCGATGCTGTCGTAACGGTTTCGCAGTTCTCGGCGGAGCGGATACAGGAATTCTTTCCCGGTTTGGCGAGTAAGGTACATGTGATCTACAACGCTCCGTGCGCTGTGTTTGGAAGCACTTCTTCCGCGGGGCTGCTTGCCGAAGCCCGGGCTCTGGCTTCGGGGCATCCATATATCCTGGTGCCTGGAGGGCTTGCATTTCGAAAAAATGCAGACCTCATCCTAAGGGTGGTTCCCCGAATTGAAAAGCTGCTTCCCTGCCTGCGCATTGTGGTGGCTGGAATGAACAGCGAAACCTATGTGACGCGCCTCGATTCCCTGGGGGTTTCAAATGTGGTGCTAGCCGGCTACGTCAGCGATGAAATGTTGAATGCTCTCTATCAACAGGCTGCTGCCGTTTGGTTCCCCTCCCGCTACGAGGGCTTCGGTATGCCTGTGGTGGAGGCAATGGCCAGTGGGGCGCCGGTTGTCGCCAGCCGGGTAGCCTCCATTCCTGAAGTGGTTGACGATGCCGCATTGCTCTGCGGTGTGGACGACGCAGAAGGGCATGTCGAGGCCCTGCGTTCGATCATTGAGACCTCCTCTGTGCGGCAGGATCTGTGCGACAGGGGGGGGCGCCGCGCCAAACGGTTCACATGGGATTCCTCGGCCCGGGAACTTGAAAACCTCTTTAAATCCCTCTGA